The proteins below come from a single Candidatus Delongbacteria bacterium genomic window:
- a CDS encoding carboxypeptidase regulatory-like domain-containing protein, which yields MKRNALVLLGLLLAPGCLLAYPVGEMVPFDLGGASVAGVTSDGLKVAAYNYPWAGVLYWTEIEGVVNVDTNAEAGAISDDGRIFGSKIDANLGHELPCYWDADNTYHELPHLSYGQNSDMFFSNVWSCNSAGTFLGGLQWISASHTTPVMWYQDGSGDWQILDLFPEDDTRDGRINAVSEDGTQFAGWLANVDGGWIPTLWTVDENLNITRETVASPPDWVNGEIWAFSQNGLYMAGYMNSFGSLWFDDGASFDVVQPENPSFWMSIVSTDVSNGGMVVGTTRDFWNGGQWAHVYKPGMGYMQADDYLNMFGVVHPVDYQFADMISWISDDESMVMGSYLDTNWLPKLFILELPELSHIEGTVTLNGSIGSVEDVHIFTANTGTYPDANGFYSLPIGAGTYDISASLPGYLGQTLTGIVVPEGATVPGNDFSLEQIPDAGFIEGNLTQIYNWDPFTLATITADDGSAQYVTNGTGADNYQLILPAGTYDILATQSNCYDVMIQDVVVVAEATTQLDIEFMSVSTPAYIHLDFVVDQPETFDWSSIKIKVGDNSSVSQIDVWESSYTGEIWTAGTYTVSVWALGHEIWIQDNVEFLQNQTTSLTIELVPNTYPVRQLAVADDGAASWKHPLPVDAYSQDHEQFQTGMDVTANIRYWYTPLWPNSNAFTTEDQAFEGTKSLKIDTVDGTPGDIYCDFGWPYPTVGTYVFEAALYVPSGHCAHHGIIREGVWGAMFAIELFYRADGTVNIMIGGNELTFAYPQDQWFSFKLVADLDNDLIEYHQDGALLASGLYSLDAYTGDPAVVSLGTYDMSVESRPGFAESGLVYMDSYTSYQLTGTHEATYSVSLNEAPQVSALSENAYQFQNLSAGQLYTAGVVADYAWGSAEEVTASFTHVPPFGAPVNVSIHVFGGNTVLTWDPVTDATSYKVYSSSNPYTGFTEDLTGSFAGESWSTPATGGKKFYCVTAISE from the coding sequence GTGAAACGAAATGCACTTGTCTTGCTGGGACTGTTGCTTGCACCTGGCTGCCTGCTGGCATATCCAGTGGGAGAAATGGTTCCATTCGACCTGGGAGGAGCAAGTGTTGCCGGCGTCACCTCCGATGGGTTGAAAGTCGCCGCATACAATTACCCCTGGGCTGGAGTGCTGTACTGGACCGAGATCGAAGGCGTCGTGAATGTGGACACCAACGCTGAAGCGGGCGCAATCAGCGATGACGGACGGATTTTCGGCTCAAAGATCGATGCCAACCTGGGCCACGAACTGCCGTGCTACTGGGATGCGGACAATACATATCACGAGCTGCCACATCTTTCGTACGGCCAGAACAGCGACATGTTCTTCAGCAATGTCTGGAGCTGCAACTCGGCAGGTACATTTCTGGGTGGCCTGCAGTGGATTTCTGCTTCTCACACGACACCTGTGATGTGGTATCAGGATGGATCCGGTGACTGGCAGATCCTGGACCTGTTTCCCGAAGACGACACCCGGGATGGACGCATCAACGCGGTCAGTGAGGACGGCACACAGTTCGCCGGCTGGTTGGCGAATGTCGATGGAGGCTGGATACCCACCCTGTGGACAGTGGACGAGAATCTGAACATCACTCGGGAAACGGTTGCATCACCGCCTGACTGGGTCAACGGGGAAATCTGGGCATTCAGCCAGAATGGACTCTACATGGCCGGGTACATGAACAGCTTCGGTTCATTGTGGTTTGATGACGGAGCAAGCTTTGATGTGGTTCAGCCCGAAAACCCAAGCTTCTGGATGAGCATCGTCTCCACGGATGTAAGCAATGGCGGCATGGTTGTAGGTACAACAAGAGATTTCTGGAACGGAGGGCAGTGGGCCCATGTATACAAGCCGGGAATGGGCTACATGCAGGCCGACGATTATCTGAACATGTTCGGTGTGGTTCATCCTGTGGATTATCAGTTCGCTGACATGATCTCCTGGATATCCGACGATGAGAGCATGGTGATGGGCTCGTATCTTGACACCAACTGGCTACCAAAACTGTTCATTCTTGAGCTGCCTGAACTGAGTCACATCGAGGGAACGGTGACCCTCAACGGCAGTATTGGTTCCGTGGAGGACGTCCACATCTTCACTGCCAATACCGGGACCTATCCCGATGCCAACGGATTCTACTCACTGCCGATCGGAGCGGGCACATACGACATCAGCGCCAGTCTGCCGGGCTACCTTGGCCAGACATTGACCGGCATCGTCGTGCCGGAAGGCGCAACCGTTCCCGGCAACGATTTCAGTCTTGAGCAGATTCCCGATGCCGGCTTCATTGAAGGCAATCTGACCCAGATCTACAATTGGGATCCATTCACGCTGGCGACCATCACCGCCGATGATGGCAGTGCCCAATATGTGACGAATGGCACGGGAGCCGACAATTACCAGCTGATCCTGCCGGCGGGAACCTATGACATCCTTGCAACACAGAGCAATTGCTACGACGTGATGATACAGGATGTCGTGGTCGTGGCAGAAGCAACCACTCAGCTGGACATTGAATTCATGAGTGTGAGCACTCCGGCCTACATTCACCTGGATTTTGTCGTGGATCAGCCCGAGACATTCGACTGGTCCAGCATCAAGATCAAGGTTGGTGACAACAGCAGTGTCTCACAGATCGACGTCTGGGAAAGCAGCTACACTGGCGAAATCTGGACAGCCGGAACATATACGGTCAGTGTGTGGGCTCTGGGGCACGAGATCTGGATTCAGGACAACGTGGAGTTTCTCCAGAACCAGACAACCTCGCTGACCATTGAATTGGTGCCGAACACATATCCTGTTCGTCAGCTTGCGGTAGCCGATGATGGAGCTGCCAGCTGGAAACATCCGCTTCCCGTGGATGCCTATTCCCAGGACCACGAGCAGTTCCAGACAGGCATGGATGTGACGGCCAACATCAGATACTGGTATACCCCCTTGTGGCCGAACAGCAATGCGTTCACCACCGAGGATCAGGCATTCGAAGGAACCAAGTCCCTCAAGATCGATACGGTGGACGGAACCCCTGGTGATATCTACTGCGATTTTGGCTGGCCGTATCCTACCGTTGGAACGTACGTATTCGAAGCCGCGCTGTATGTGCCATCCGGACACTGTGCTCATCATGGAATCATCAGGGAAGGCGTGTGGGGAGCCATGTTCGCGATCGAGCTCTTCTACCGCGCGGATGGCACCGTCAACATCATGATCGGTGGCAACGAACTCACTTTCGCCTATCCGCAGGATCAGTGGTTCAGCTTCAAGCTCGTTGCCGATCTGGACAACGACCTGATCGAGTACCATCAGGACGGAGCCCTGTTGGCAAGCGGCCTCTACAGTCTGGACGCCTACACGGGTGACCCGGCCGTGGTCTCCCTGGGCACCTATGACATGTCGGTGGAATCCAGGCCCGGATTCGCGGAATCCGGTCTGGTGTACATGGATTCCTACACCAGCTACCAGCTCACCGGCACGCATGAAGCGACGTACAGCGTCAGCTTGAACGAGGCGCCCCAGGTGAGCGCTTTGAGCGAGAATGCCTATCAGTTCCAGAATCTGAGCGCAGGCCAGCTCTACACCGCGGGCGTGGTGGCCGACTATGCATGGGGCTCGGCCGAGGAAGTGACGGCAAGCTTCACCCATGTCCCTCCTTTCGGTGCTCCTGTCAACGTGAGCATTCACGTTTTCGGTGGCAACACGGTGTTGACCTGGGACCCTGTGACCGATGCCACCTCCTACAAGGTCTACTCCTCAAGCAATCCGTATACCGGATTCACCGAGGATCTGACAGGCTCCTTTGCCGGTGAAAGCTGGAGTACTCCCGCAACCGGCGGCAAGAAATTCTACTGTGTGACCGCGATCAGCGAATAG
- the gap gene encoding type I glyceraldehyde-3-phosphate dehydrogenase yields the protein MSIRVGINGFGRIGRLVFRRALAQGGFTIVGINDLTDARTLAHLLKYDSAHGRFDGKVEVEGDALIVNGERIPVSAHKDPAQIPWGQLGATIVVEATGVFADNAALDKHIQAGAKKVVLTVPPKDAIDGMVVMGVNDDTLKPEFTKVSNASCTTNCLAPVAKVLHDSFGLERGLMTTVHAYTNDQRTLDLPHKDLRRARTAAQNIIPTTTGAARAVGKIIPALNGKLDGMAIRVPVQDGSMVDLVCQLSRPATVQEINAAMKAAAEGPMKGVLEYTEDPIVSSDIIGNPHSSVFDSLCTTVMGGTFVKVISWYDNEWGYSCRVVDLVKRLAQ from the coding sequence ATGTCAATTCGCGTCGGCATCAATGGCTTCGGGCGCATCGGACGATTGGTTTTCCGGCGGGCCCTGGCCCAGGGCGGTTTCACCATCGTCGGCATCAACGACCTCACCGATGCCAGGACTCTGGCCCACCTGCTCAAGTATGATTCGGCCCATGGCCGCTTCGATGGCAAGGTCGAGGTGGAAGGCGACGCCCTCATCGTGAACGGCGAGCGCATTCCGGTCAGTGCCCACAAGGATCCGGCCCAGATTCCCTGGGGCCAGCTCGGCGCCACCATCGTGGTGGAAGCAACGGGCGTGTTCGCCGACAACGCCGCCCTGGACAAGCACATCCAGGCGGGTGCGAAGAAGGTGGTGCTGACCGTTCCCCCCAAGGATGCCATCGACGGCATGGTGGTCATGGGCGTCAACGACGACACCCTCAAGCCCGAGTTCACCAAGGTGAGCAACGCCTCGTGCACCACCAACTGTCTGGCCCCCGTGGCCAAGGTGCTGCACGACAGTTTCGGCCTCGAGCGCGGTCTGATGACCACCGTGCACGCCTACACCAATGACCAGCGCACACTGGATCTGCCCCACAAGGATCTGCGTCGTGCGCGCACGGCCGCCCAGAACATCATTCCCACCACCACCGGCGCCGCCCGTGCCGTGGGCAAGATCATTCCCGCCCTCAACGGCAAGCTGGACGGCATGGCCATCCGCGTGCCCGTGCAGGACGGCAGCATGGTGGACCTGGTCTGCCAGCTCAGCCGGCCCGCCACGGTGCAGGAGATCAATGCGGCCATGAAGGCCGCCGCCGAGGGCCCCATGAAAGGTGTGCTGGAATACACCGAAGATCCCATCGTGAGCAGCGACATCATCGGCAACCCGCACAGCAGCGTGTTCGATTCGCTCTGCACCACCGTGATGGGCGGCACCTTCGTGAAGGTGATTTCCTGGTACGACAACGAATGGGGTTACAGCTGCCGGGTCGTCGACCTGGTCAAGCGCCTGGCCCAGTAA
- a CDS encoding carbon starvation protein A: protein MNGRTLLLLSLAALALAYRFYGGWLARHFGLDDSRATPAHARRDGVDFVPAAPPVLMGHHFASIAGASPIVGPVLASVFGWVAVWVWILLGAIFLGAVHDFTSLMASLRHGGAGIGTLIEDYLGRRGKLLFLGFAWLTLLLVIAVFTLIVARTFVLVPASAGSSLLFIVLAVGFGLLIGPLRMPLLPATLLGVVALFLCLWLGLAWPLDPARIGLDPARATTVWRWLILAYIWIASVTPVHWLLQPRDYLNSFLLYAMMGLGVAGVLLVGPEFRVPAFTGLSAPSIGALFPLLFVTVACGAISGFHSLVASGTTVRQLDRESHARPVAYGSMLVESLLAVLALIAAASSLGPERLAGLATGDAIPVFSQALAGFMVRLGLPFEAGTSFISLTVAAFALTSLDTATRLARFLWEELARDIAPHTPLLQNRQVATGITVAGGALLLFSPAGMGIWPLFGTANQLLAALALLTVAIWLARSGDTAWFVRLPLIFMLAVCLSSLVLQIQSFWSAGRPVPALLAALLLAMTLLLVSDAVRALWTKHDPGAPSRAR, encoded by the coding sequence GTGAACGGACGTACCCTGCTGCTCTTGAGCCTGGCCGCCCTGGCACTGGCCTATCGTTTCTACGGTGGCTGGCTGGCCCGCCACTTCGGGCTGGACGACTCCCGTGCCACACCCGCGCATGCCCGTCGCGATGGAGTCGATTTCGTGCCCGCTGCGCCCCCGGTGCTGATGGGACATCACTTCGCCTCGATCGCGGGTGCCAGCCCGATCGTGGGGCCCGTGCTGGCCAGCGTGTTCGGCTGGGTCGCGGTCTGGGTCTGGATTCTGCTGGGTGCGATCTTCCTGGGTGCCGTGCACGACTTCACCAGCCTGATGGCCAGTCTGCGTCACGGCGGGGCGGGCATCGGCACGCTCATCGAGGACTATCTGGGGCGGCGTGGCAAACTGCTGTTTCTGGGCTTTGCCTGGCTGACCCTGCTGCTGGTGATCGCCGTGTTCACCCTGATCGTGGCCCGCACCTTCGTGCTGGTGCCGGCCTCGGCGGGCAGCTCGCTGCTCTTCATTGTGCTGGCCGTCGGTTTCGGACTGCTGATCGGCCCGTTGCGCATGCCGCTGCTGCCCGCGACCCTGCTGGGTGTGGTGGCCCTGTTCCTCTGTCTCTGGCTGGGACTGGCCTGGCCCCTGGATCCGGCCCGCATCGGACTGGACCCGGCCCGGGCGACCACGGTCTGGCGCTGGCTGATTCTGGCCTACATCTGGATCGCCAGCGTGACACCCGTGCACTGGCTGCTGCAGCCCCGCGACTACCTCAACAGTTTTCTGCTGTACGCCATGATGGGGCTGGGAGTGGCCGGAGTGCTGCTGGTGGGGCCCGAGTTCCGTGTGCCCGCGTTCACCGGGCTGAGCGCGCCCAGCATCGGCGCGCTGTTCCCCCTGCTCTTCGTGACCGTGGCCTGTGGCGCGATCAGCGGGTTCCACAGCCTGGTGGCATCCGGCACCACCGTGAGACAGCTGGACCGCGAGAGCCACGCCCGCCCCGTGGCCTACGGCTCGATGCTGGTGGAAAGCCTGCTGGCCGTGCTGGCACTGATCGCGGCCGCATCGAGTCTGGGGCCCGAGCGGCTGGCCGGGTTGGCCACCGGCGATGCGATTCCCGTGTTCAGTCAGGCGCTGGCCGGATTCATGGTGAGGCTGGGGCTGCCCTTCGAGGCGGGCACCTCGTTCATCAGTCTCACGGTGGCGGCCTTCGCGCTGACAAGCCTGGACACTGCCACTAGGCTGGCGCGCTTCCTCTGGGAGGAACTGGCGCGCGACATCGCTCCGCACACTCCCCTGCTGCAGAACCGCCAGGTGGCCACGGGCATCACGGTGGCCGGGGGTGCGCTGCTGCTCTTCAGTCCGGCGGGCATGGGCATCTGGCCGCTCTTCGGCACGGCCAACCAGTTGCTGGCGGCCCTGGCCCTGCTGACCGTGGCGATCTGGCTGGCCCGTTCAGGAGACACGGCCTGGTTCGTGCGCCTGCCCCTGATTTTCATGCTGGCCGTCTGCCTCAGCAGCCTGGTGCTGCAGATCCAGAGTTTCTGGAGCGCCGGCCGCCCCGTACCCGCCCTGCTGGCGGCGCTGCTGCTGGCGATGACCCTGCTGTTGGTCAGCGACGCGGTGCGCGCATTGTGGACGAAGCACGATCCGGGAGCGCCGTCGCGGGCCCGTTGA
- a CDS encoding T9SS type A sorting domain-containing protein, with protein MKSFSAFICLGVLAAGVSADGHKPVVEAGSLVTSTASTTDPHDRNTHQGVHGKTHVQQPTGQPVVLGPFPGRDKQDLDSFWPELEPRRAYRLFKELGQPIPTDLARQFNHGLEATPWVESDRTAGNSPATALPIPDTSIGANFSDQDDTSSRSNYLADMPWGETGNGCDYTGDFAANDAWYVFTLDTQTQVYAGLCSDTFDYDTRLGIFSPNLEQVAGNDDNCDLEDLQSSLVCCLDPGTYYIVVDGYSTYSGEYELTVTFDACDFGPTPVAGGPDAFGYSWRSSDHPDGPSYSWQDTAEGTEIVLGDDAYTETPIDLPFDFLFYGTLYSQLYVGSNGILGFAAADMDDLSNTALPSSGTPDNLIAPFWDDLDPSAGGTITYLNEDWLGRVIVSYEDVMAYSGDVPLSFQVILMEGGDILLQYANLDENDLESATVGIENADGSVGMQCNLNGDGVNLADETCIRFNAPRATSGVDDATGYSWAHSDAVNGPAWEWVDISSETNLQITGDDDTETVILPWGFPYFGIDYVNVLVCSNGWLGFDVNSEAEYSNQSIPTAGDPDNAIFPFWEDLYPPSEDGAIYFWDDTANDRAIFQWDYISHIDIESEHVSFQVILYRSGDIVFQYGEMAESLLANATVGLENGDGSVGLQLLYNGSGIPLGSHQAVRLLAPHARPTRGSGDGYAWTNSLDATGPSHVWELITETGTALDLPSDDSQTAVTLPFPFPFFGSEYTALRVCSNGWLSFDETNSTDYNNQAIPTTGNVDNAIFPLWDDLDPEESDGAVYVQTDFGDGVDMAVFQWTDYPHHVTGGPYTFQVVLFPDGEILFHYIDMDDESLGSISVGVEGPGGTEGLEVNFDGTGSWITTGLTVSIQPVTTDVETPAVRPVSLELADAYPNPFNPRTTIGFSLAQAGPVQLRVYDIAGRLVSTLIDQPLGAGQHQARFDGSALPSGLYFYRLDTTSGSLTRKMMLVK; from the coding sequence ATGAAAAGTTTCTCCGCGTTCATCTGTCTGGGTGTTCTCGCGGCCGGTGTATCGGCCGACGGACACAAACCGGTCGTCGAGGCCGGAAGCCTTGTGACCAGCACGGCGTCCACCACGGACCCGCACGACCGGAACACGCATCAGGGCGTGCACGGGAAGACCCACGTTCAGCAGCCAACGGGGCAACCCGTGGTGCTGGGCCCCTTCCCCGGCCGGGACAAACAGGATCTTGACTCCTTCTGGCCTGAGCTGGAGCCCCGGCGGGCCTACCGGCTGTTCAAGGAACTGGGTCAGCCGATCCCCACGGATCTGGCACGCCAGTTCAACCACGGTCTGGAAGCCACCCCCTGGGTCGAATCGGATCGTACGGCCGGCAACTCGCCCGCAACGGCCCTGCCGATTCCCGACACGTCCATCGGGGCGAACTTTTCCGACCAGGACGACACCTCTTCCAGGTCGAACTACCTGGCCGACATGCCCTGGGGCGAGACCGGAAATGGCTGCGACTACACCGGGGATTTTGCCGCCAACGACGCCTGGTACGTGTTCACTCTGGACACCCAGACCCAGGTCTACGCAGGCCTCTGCAGCGACACCTTCGATTATGACACACGCCTGGGAATCTTCAGCCCCAACCTGGAGCAGGTGGCCGGCAACGATGACAACTGCGATCTCGAGGACCTGCAGTCCAGCTTGGTCTGCTGCCTGGATCCCGGGACCTATTACATCGTCGTGGATGGGTATTCCACCTACAGCGGTGAGTACGAACTGACCGTGACCTTCGATGCCTGCGACTTCGGCCCGACGCCCGTGGCGGGTGGCCCTGACGCCTTCGGCTACAGCTGGCGCAGCTCGGACCATCCGGACGGACCGTCCTACAGCTGGCAGGACACCGCCGAGGGCACCGAGATCGTGTTGGGCGATGACGCCTATACGGAAACGCCCATCGATCTGCCCTTCGATTTCCTGTTCTACGGAACTCTCTACTCCCAGCTCTATGTCGGCTCCAACGGCATCCTGGGCTTCGCCGCCGCGGACATGGACGACCTCAGCAACACCGCCCTGCCCAGCAGCGGCACTCCCGACAATCTGATCGCGCCCTTCTGGGACGACCTGGATCCCAGTGCCGGTGGCACGATCACCTATCTCAATGAGGACTGGCTGGGGCGGGTGATCGTGTCCTACGAGGATGTGATGGCCTACAGCGGAGATGTGCCGCTGAGTTTCCAGGTGATTCTGATGGAAGGCGGCGACATCCTCCTGCAGTATGCCAACCTGGACGAGAATGACCTCGAGAGCGCCACCGTGGGCATCGAGAACGCCGATGGCAGCGTGGGCATGCAATGCAACCTCAACGGCGATGGCGTCAATCTTGCCGACGAAACCTGCATCCGCTTCAACGCTCCGCGTGCCACCTCCGGCGTCGACGACGCCACCGGTTACAGCTGGGCCCATTCCGACGCCGTCAACGGACCCGCCTGGGAATGGGTGGACATTTCCAGTGAGACCAACCTCCAGATCACGGGCGACGACGATACCGAAACCGTGATCCTGCCCTGGGGCTTCCCCTACTTCGGCATCGATTACGTCAATGTGCTCGTGTGCTCCAATGGCTGGCTTGGGTTTGACGTGAACAGCGAAGCCGAATACAGCAACCAGAGCATTCCGACCGCCGGCGACCCGGACAACGCGATCTTCCCCTTCTGGGAAGACCTCTACCCGCCCTCGGAAGATGGCGCGATCTACTTCTGGGACGATACGGCCAACGACCGCGCGATCTTCCAGTGGGATTACATTTCGCACATCGACATTGAAAGCGAGCACGTCTCCTTCCAGGTGATCCTGTATCGCAGCGGTGACATCGTGTTCCAGTACGGTGAGATGGCCGAATCCCTGCTGGCCAACGCCACCGTGGGCCTCGAGAACGGCGATGGCAGCGTCGGCCTGCAGTTGCTCTACAACGGCAGCGGCATTCCGCTGGGCAGCCATCAGGCCGTGCGCTTGCTGGCGCCGCACGCTCGCCCGACCCGGGGCAGCGGAGATGGCTACGCCTGGACCAATTCCCTGGACGCCACGGGTCCCAGCCACGTCTGGGAGCTGATCACGGAGACGGGCACCGCGCTGGATCTGCCCAGTGACGACAGCCAGACCGCCGTGACTCTGCCCTTCCCCTTCCCCTTCTTCGGCAGTGAGTACACCGCGCTGCGCGTCTGCAGCAACGGGTGGCTGAGCTTTGACGAAACCAACAGCACGGACTACAACAACCAGGCGATTCCGACCACCGGCAATGTGGACAACGCGATCTTCCCGCTCTGGGACGATCTGGACCCTGAGGAGTCGGATGGTGCCGTCTACGTCCAGACGGACTTCGGCGATGGCGTCGATATGGCCGTGTTCCAGTGGACCGACTATCCGCACCATGTCACGGGCGGACCTTACACCTTCCAGGTCGTGCTCTTCCCCGACGGCGAGATCCTTTTCCATTACATCGACATGGACGATGAATCCCTGGGCAGCATCTCGGTCGGCGTGGAAGGCCCCGGCGGGACTGAAGGACTTGAAGTGAACTTCGACGGCACGGGAAGCTGGATCACCACGGGCCTGACCGTCTCGATCCAGCCGGTGACGACCGACGTGGAAACTCCCGCGGTGCGCCCGGTCTCGCTTGAGCTGGCCGACGCGTACCCCAACCCCTTCAACCCCCGCACGACCATCGGATTCAGCCTGGCCCAGGCCGGTCCGGTGCAGCTGCGCGTGTACGACATCGCCGGACGTCTGGTGAGCACCCTGATCGACCAGCCCCTCGGAGCCGGCCAGCACCAGGCACGCTTCGATGGCAGCGCACTGCCCAGCGGGCTCTACTTCTACCGCCTGGATACGACCAGCGGCAGCCTGACCCGCAAGATGATGCTGGTGAAATAG
- a CDS encoding EamA family transporter, with translation MQLNLWKGLVALAVITPALWLAGHAPLEMPSQLTALLLLSGALGIGLGDTAFFNALNRLGERNTVLVAETTAPLLALLGAGLWLGEWPGPLKLLGMGAVLGGVALVLVQPGEKNSATGRVLKAGLGWALLAALCQAGGAVITRLAFLRADVAASDSAWLRLLGGALLLSLLLPLRHQRYLPTRVSPRLMLAVALAALIGTVGGIIFQQLAFKHTQAAVAQTSLAMSVLFVLVLNTLGGKPSTGRVWLGVLLSVAGVGLLYAG, from the coding sequence ATGCAGCTCAACCTCTGGAAAGGGCTGGTCGCGCTGGCCGTGATCACACCGGCCCTCTGGCTGGCCGGACACGCCCCTCTGGAGATGCCCTCACAGCTTACCGCACTGCTTTTGCTCAGTGGCGCGCTGGGCATCGGTCTGGGTGACACGGCCTTCTTCAACGCGCTCAACCGGCTGGGCGAACGCAACACGGTGCTGGTGGCCGAGACCACCGCGCCCCTGCTGGCCCTGCTGGGTGCCGGCCTCTGGCTGGGCGAATGGCCCGGGCCGCTGAAGTTGCTGGGCATGGGCGCCGTGCTGGGCGGGGTGGCCCTGGTGCTGGTGCAACCCGGGGAGAAGAATTCCGCCACGGGCCGTGTGCTCAAGGCCGGACTGGGCTGGGCGCTGCTCGCGGCCCTCTGTCAGGCGGGCGGGGCCGTGATCACGCGGCTGGCCTTTCTGCGCGCCGATGTGGCCGCCTCCGACAGCGCCTGGTTGCGTCTGCTGGGCGGTGCGCTGCTGCTGAGCCTGCTGCTGCCCCTGCGCCACCAACGCTACCTGCCGACCCGTGTCTCACCGCGCCTGATGCTGGCCGTGGCACTGGCCGCGCTGATCGGCACCGTGGGTGGCATCATCTTCCAGCAACTGGCCTTCAAGCACACGCAGGCGGCGGTGGCCCAGACCAGCCTGGCCATGAGCGTGCTCTTCGTGCTGGTGCTGAATACGCTTGGTGGCAAACCGTCGACAGGGCGGGTCTGGTTGGGGGTGTTGCTGTCCGTGGCGGGCGTCGGCCTGCTCTACGCGGGCTGA
- a CDS encoding HDOD domain-containing protein, which yields MTQLASLPALHLRILEVLNNADSNLVELDTLISRDPSLTARLLRRSNSSYYGRGGTVSTVHHALTVLGFEHARDIVLSASVLSVFEKLPQSLISMKGFWEHSVLVGLLAREIGILNQLDNAEELNTAGLLHDVGRLVMIQTLPVEYHKLLLYAKAAGKPLVLVEHQHLGYTHGQVGGALFSEWGLPFSICQAAAHHHLPSAIQSNRELVEIVQLADVLAHGLQIGNSGAFHVPPFDPDTALRLLPPDSIKQVLLTAETAVEDIMVALFAE from the coding sequence GTGACCCAGTTGGCCAGTCTGCCCGCCCTGCACCTGCGGATTCTGGAGGTGCTGAACAATGCGGACTCGAATCTTGTGGAGCTGGACACCCTGATCAGCCGTGATCCAAGTCTGACCGCCCGCCTTCTGCGCCGCAGCAACAGTTCCTATTACGGGCGTGGGGGCACCGTGTCCACCGTGCACCACGCGCTGACCGTGCTGGGGTTTGAACACGCCCGTGACATCGTGCTGAGCGCATCGGTGCTCAGTGTGTTCGAGAAGTTGCCCCAGTCCCTGATCAGCATGAAGGGCTTCTGGGAGCACTCGGTATTGGTGGGGCTGCTGGCACGCGAAATCGGCATCCTCAATCAGCTTGACAACGCCGAAGAACTGAACACGGCGGGGCTGTTGCACGATGTGGGCCGGCTGGTGATGATCCAGACCTTGCCCGTCGAGTATCACAAACTGCTGCTCTACGCCAAGGCGGCGGGCAAGCCATTGGTGCTGGTCGAGCATCAGCATCTGGGCTACACCCACGGCCAGGTCGGCGGCGCGCTCTTCAGCGAATGGGGGCTGCCCTTCAGCATCTGTCAGGCGGCCGCGCACCATCACCTTCCCTCCGCGATCCAAAGCAACCGCGAACTGGTGGAAATCGTCCAGCTGGCCGACGTGCTGGCCCATGGCCTGCAGATCGGCAACAGCGGCGCGTTTCACGTGCCACCCTTCGACCCCGACACCGCCCTGCGTCTGCTGCCACCGGATTCGATCAAACAGGTGCTGCTGACCGCCGAAACCGCCGTCGAGGACATCATGGTGGCCTTGTTCGCGGAGTGA